In the genome of Eriocheir sinensis breed Jianghai 21 chromosome 44, ASM2467909v1, whole genome shotgun sequence, one region contains:
- the LOC126980591 gene encoding uncharacterized protein LOC126980591, with product MVSKVCLLTGQSSETHSTLTILTSFPCGVWTNIPSTPPPPPLPTPLSTPIVPRLTPPCLTPLAPPPPPPPPPPPPPPPLPLPLVAGLGFSNPPLATPLSTPLPSTPPSCLTPPPSAPLVVAFGLSTPQPPPPPLATPQSSPPPPPPMASAPPPPATPTRPPPPPPPPPPPPLHATQHTPGQHTPPPPPPPPPPPPPPRPRHHTLPPAPPPPLFPPPPPPPPPPPQPPPLNPKSLFLSCVILLLFSFFFLICVFFTFFVFVFLYLMSFSLVSLSLSLSLSLSLLLFSSFSSSLSFFFSFTSASRC from the coding sequence ATGGTGAGTAAGGTCTGTTTACTCACCGGCCAGTCCTCCGAGACCCATTCCACGCTGACGATCCTCACGAGTTTCCCGTGTGGAGTGTGGACTAACATACcgtcaacacctccaccaccaccacttccaacacCGCTTTCAACACCAATAGTACCTCGCTTAACACCACCTTGTCTAACACCACttgccccacctcctcctcctcctcctcctcctcctcctcctcctcctcctcttcctcttcctctcgtcgcTGGTTTAGGCTTTTCAAATCCACCGCTAGCAACGCCGCTTTCAACTCCACTTCCTTCAACACCGCCGAGTTGTCTGACACCTCCACCTTCAGCTCCACTTGTTGTCGCTTTTGGCttatcaacaccacaaccaccaccaccaccactagcaacaCCACAgagttctccacctcctccacctccaatgGCTTCCGCTCCACCACCTCCCGCAACACCaactcgtcctccacctcctcctccacctcctcctccacctccactccacgCCACGCAGCACACTCCTGGAcagcacacaccaccaccaccgccaccaccaccaccacctccaccaccaccgcgcccccGCCACCACACTTTAccacctgctcctccacctcctctgtttcctccaccaccaccaccaccaccaccaccaccacaaccaccaccgctaaACCCAAAATCGCTGTTCTTGAGTTGCGTGatcttgctgttgttttctttcttttttttaatttgtgttttttttactttttttgtttttgtttttctttatctcatgTCCTTttcgttagtctctctctctctctctctctctctctctctctctcttcttcttttttcttctttttcttcctctctttctttctttttttctttcacttccgcCTCACGCTGCTAA